A part of Thermotoga petrophila RKU-1 genomic DNA contains:
- a CDS encoding DUF5693 family protein, giving the protein MKKFTNLRNSLFLIFLVSSVVLIVFFLPERVAYDRKGMEFSFLFDDMIDGKRVVLFDLSSRKDLPPEAEIVILKGEPLFWEPQELAEKLKGKWLGIVEFDPSYDFARKVVLLKKDGLFFRVHTVKPEEIEKLNLDEEALFHRYKRAVLERSVEVLWIRDIDEKEFLVQRLSSYFKGKVVPFPAPPESEPPFPKWIFLIPPILMIISLNPLLLSIVLVLPFSREWFVSLLFVSGTLAAYFVPKKKWLKVLSFLFLSISLSLSLSDLYHLNGILDFRGVKLSLVLLPGLLFLSGLWKNRRNWKKYLPLLFLAIPVGFYYLMRSGNSGWVLEVERKFRDWLESVLMVRPRFKEIVCYPFFWLEGFREYDFLRESFGSVALVSMFNTFCHVKTPLVVSIYRSALGLAIGYAVFLFLKIFLNRFLTSK; this is encoded by the coding sequence GTGAAGAAGTTTACAAACTTGAGAAATAGTCTTTTTCTCATTTTTCTGGTGAGTTCTGTTGTTCTCATCGTGTTCTTTCTTCCAGAAAGGGTGGCTTATGACAGGAAAGGGATGGAATTTTCCTTTCTGTTCGACGACATGATCGATGGAAAGCGAGTGGTTCTCTTTGACCTTTCGAGCAGAAAAGATTTGCCACCGGAAGCCGAGATCGTGATTCTCAAAGGTGAACCTCTCTTCTGGGAACCTCAAGAGTTGGCAGAGAAATTGAAAGGAAAATGGCTTGGGATTGTAGAGTTCGATCCATCTTACGATTTCGCAAGAAAAGTCGTGCTTTTGAAGAAAGACGGCCTCTTCTTTCGTGTTCACACGGTGAAACCCGAAGAGATAGAAAAGCTAAATCTGGACGAAGAAGCGCTGTTTCACAGGTACAAAAGAGCCGTTCTTGAACGAAGTGTGGAGGTTCTCTGGATAAGGGACATAGACGAAAAAGAGTTCCTCGTTCAGAGGCTTTCCAGTTATTTCAAAGGAAAAGTTGTACCGTTTCCGGCTCCTCCAGAATCTGAACCGCCTTTCCCGAAGTGGATCTTCTTGATACCTCCCATTCTTATGATAATCTCTCTGAACCCTCTGCTTCTATCTATAGTTCTCGTTTTGCCTTTTTCAAGGGAATGGTTCGTGTCTCTCCTTTTTGTTTCCGGTACACTGGCGGCGTATTTTGTGCCGAAAAAGAAATGGTTGAAAGTGTTGAGTTTTCTCTTTCTGTCGATCTCTCTGTCTCTGAGTCTCAGCGATCTGTACCACCTCAACGGTATCCTGGACTTCCGCGGAGTGAAACTTTCACTCGTGCTTCTTCCCGGGCTTCTCTTTCTTTCAGGACTTTGGAAGAACAGAAGAAACTGGAAAAAGTACCTGCCTCTCCTTTTCCTTGCCATTCCTGTGGGTTTCTATTATCTTATGCGTTCGGGAAATTCGGGATGGGTGCTGGAAGTTGAAAGAAAGTTCAGAGACTGGCTGGAGAGTGTTTTGATGGTTCGGCCCCGTTTCAAGGAAATTGTGTGCTACCCGTTTTTCTGGTTGGAAGGATTCAGAGAATACGATTTTCTCAGAGAGAGTTTTGGCAGCGTTGCACTCGTTTCGATGTTCAACACGTTCTGTCATGTTAAAACGCCTCTGGTGGTTTCTATCTACAGAAGCGCTCTTGGCCTTGCTATAGGATATGCCGTGTTCTTGTTTCTGAAGATATTTCTAAACCGCTTTTTAACTTCCAAATAA